In one window of Pseudomonadota bacterium DNA:
- a CDS encoding alpha/beta hydrolase-fold protein: MMIKWQIVFGLVVAFLLGCAAVDVEPGEDTATRSEAVTHPVVIQASVPADAPVVYVAGNLPELGPWHPAALKMAGDGTSRSVTIQVPHGHNLQYKITAGSWEQEGLGPSATVLPSFTATITEPVTLTAAIAGFRTDPVALISDWRGSGVKGDLTYWTDVTSTFLEETRHVVVWTPPDYAAHPDRDYAVIYMHDGQNLFDPRLSYTNIDWGVDEAMMKGAEEGLFEPAIVVGIWNTAARLKEYSPDHLAPQYARFLIEELMPRVEQDFRVKRGPEHTFTMGSSMGAIVSFYLVRDYPEVFSGCGCLSTHITWSEQQIAWYNGEDPTDANPVPFLLRSLTPDAAMPSGQRLYFDYGTEGLDAHYEQPTQVLAQWLETQGYRRGDTLNVEKYDGADHNEAAWRARVGKQLTWLLAPRRP; this comes from the coding sequence ATGATGATCAAATGGCAGATCGTGTTCGGTTTGGTGGTGGCCTTTTTATTGGGCTGTGCTGCAGTAGACGTTGAGCCGGGGGAGGATACGGCGACGCGAAGTGAGGCGGTTACGCACCCGGTGGTGATTCAGGCATCCGTGCCTGCTGATGCGCCGGTGGTGTATGTGGCAGGCAACTTACCTGAACTGGGTCCATGGCACCCAGCGGCACTCAAAATGGCTGGTGACGGCACGAGTCGATCCGTGACCATCCAGGTTCCGCATGGGCACAACCTTCAGTACAAAATTACGGCGGGCTCGTGGGAACAAGAAGGGCTGGGGCCCTCGGCGACCGTGTTACCCAGTTTCACCGCGACGATTACCGAACCCGTCACGCTAACTGCCGCGATAGCCGGGTTTCGCACCGATCCGGTCGCGCTGATCTCCGATTGGCGTGGAAGCGGGGTGAAGGGTGATCTGACGTACTGGACCGATGTCACCTCAACGTTTTTGGAGGAGACACGTCATGTTGTCGTGTGGACGCCGCCCGATTATGCGGCACACCCGGATCGCGACTATGCCGTGATTTACATGCACGATGGTCAAAATCTGTTTGATCCACGCCTGTCGTACACGAACATCGACTGGGGGGTCGATGAGGCCATGATGAAAGGCGCTGAAGAGGGTTTATTTGAACCGGCTATTGTCGTCGGCATTTGGAACACGGCCGCACGACTCAAAGAGTATTCGCCCGACCACCTCGCTCCGCAGTATGCGCGGTTCTTGATTGAGGAGCTCATGCCGCGTGTTGAACAAGACTTTCGCGTGAAACGCGGTCCCGAGCACACCTTTACTATGGGGTCGTCAATGGGCGCGATCGTCTCGTTCTATTTGGTACGCGACTATCCGGAGGTGTTCAGCGGCTGCGGTTGCCTGTCGACGCATATCACATGGTCTGAGCAACAGATCGCTTGGTACAACGGCGAAGATCCGACCGATGCGAATCCAGTACCCTTTTTACTCCGCTCGCTGACGCCCGATGCTGCTATGCCGTCGGGTCAGCGCCTGTATTTTGATTACGGCACAGAAGGGCTCGATGCGCACTATGAGCAGCCGACGCAGGTGTTGGCCCAATGGCTTGAAACGCAAGGATACCGGCGTGGCGACACGCTCAATGTCGAGAAATACGATGGGGCGGATCATAATGAGGCCGCCTGGCGCGCGCGCGTTGGCAAACAGCTCACCTGGCTATTGGCACCTCGTCGCCCCTAG
- a CDS encoding TonB-dependent receptor, with product MFQKKKLYTAVAGALAIGATGTAHAQLEEVLVTATKRAESAQDIAVSVQALGGESLKELGVSTFDEYVKYLPNVVQQGRGPGRSEIYIRGVATEQSNNTVSSVQGSSPAVAVYLDEQPVSFGGRNLDIYAADLERVEVLPGPQGTLFGSSSQSGTVRLITNKPVQGEFQAGVDAGYGFITDGENVSNLEAFINIPLSEKLAARAVVYNDTQGGWIDNVAGSFNPDDQALIDVINRNQIFGANILDGAEVRRSNNSDLIEDDWNKAVYQGLRLSLAYDINDDWNLLVAHASQSLRTDGTFEYSPVLGTDDQSQLYSPDENQDDFGLTTWTLKGRIRGLDVVYTGGFLDREVYQLTDYTLYSFGGGYQVYYITTGGYTTADTVYDFRKQYVDNTDNERTTHELRFQTDADKRFRGTFGLYFDESQTESVGEFQYFGAVDAGFDVANQAGDGTVEGTTDNFGHGQTTIFVNDFTRKEDQFAVFLDVSFDLTDSLTFSAGARNYDIDFALLGHTGSSFSCKGVDPATLPTEFGPGPGNPGPRAIPRPDGTLGCDAFNGNNVTARLRDQATLAASGAAGFENLDANGVANESDTITRFTLDWKPNDDLLLFATISEGFRPLVSNRNAGVPSGNQSGVFAGYVVPAVAVTDELTNVEVGFKGDFLGNRLRWNATYYNSEIENLQTTRFDPSNIAFLVFIENVGDADIQGIDTDLQWAPTDNLTITGAASWVDSEITRLNPQLEGIAVPVGSELPFTADFSFNVRARYDWRLNGFGADAFVQAGITYTGDSKAGIIGNAYLAEDTTRRIYGVGSGLQIENEGGTFGSTEVASDSPGSVGTVVVNGEEFFQNGRYVQEAYTLFNFSAGVRKDNWGAEFYIDNLGDERGVTHISTFDYVPTVTSTRPRTIGLRFSYDVE from the coding sequence ATGTTTCAAAAGAAGAAGTTGTACACGGCAGTCGCGGGAGCGCTTGCCATAGGCGCGACGGGAACCGCTCACGCCCAGCTTGAAGAAGTATTAGTGACCGCGACCAAACGCGCTGAAAGCGCGCAGGACATCGCGGTGTCCGTGCAGGCTCTGGGCGGCGAGTCGCTCAAAGAATTGGGCGTATCCACGTTCGATGAATACGTTAAATACCTGCCGAACGTAGTTCAGCAAGGTCGCGGTCCGGGCCGTAGCGAGATCTACATTCGCGGTGTCGCGACTGAACAGTCCAACAACACGGTGTCGTCGGTGCAGGGTTCATCACCTGCTGTGGCGGTCTACCTCGACGAACAGCCCGTTTCATTCGGTGGTCGTAACCTGGATATCTATGCGGCCGATCTTGAGCGTGTGGAGGTTCTACCTGGACCTCAGGGCACACTGTTCGGCTCAAGTTCTCAGTCGGGTACGGTGCGTCTGATCACCAATAAACCGGTGCAAGGCGAATTCCAGGCTGGCGTCGACGCCGGTTACGGCTTCATCACCGACGGTGAGAACGTGTCAAACCTCGAAGCGTTCATCAACATTCCGTTGTCTGAGAAGCTCGCCGCACGTGCGGTGGTGTACAACGACACCCAGGGTGGCTGGATCGATAACGTAGCCGGTTCGTTCAACCCCGACGATCAGGCGCTGATCGACGTGATCAACCGCAACCAGATCTTCGGTGCCAACATTCTAGACGGCGCGGAAGTTCGACGTTCAAACAACAGCGACCTGATCGAAGACGACTGGAACAAGGCGGTCTACCAGGGTCTGCGTCTGAGCCTTGCTTACGACATCAACGACGACTGGAACCTGCTGGTGGCTCACGCTAGCCAGTCGCTGCGTACCGACGGCACGTTCGAATATTCGCCGGTGCTCGGCACTGACGACCAGTCTCAGCTCTATTCGCCTGACGAAAACCAAGACGACTTTGGTCTGACGACTTGGACCCTCAAGGGCCGAATTCGAGGCCTGGATGTGGTGTACACCGGTGGCTTCCTCGATCGTGAGGTGTACCAGCTCACCGATTACACGCTGTACAGCTTCGGTGGCGGCTATCAGGTCTACTACATCACGACCGGCGGCTACACCACTGCCGACACGGTTTACGATTTCCGAAAGCAGTACGTGGACAACACCGACAACGAACGCACCACCCACGAGCTTCGCTTCCAGACCGATGCCGACAAACGTTTCCGCGGCACGTTCGGTCTGTACTTTGACGAATCGCAAACCGAATCCGTTGGTGAGTTCCAGTACTTCGGTGCAGTGGACGCCGGGTTCGACGTGGCTAACCAAGCGGGTGACGGCACGGTTGAGGGCACGACCGATAACTTCGGTCACGGTCAGACCACAATCTTTGTCAACGATTTCACGCGTAAAGAAGATCAGTTTGCCGTGTTCCTCGACGTCAGTTTTGACCTCACTGATTCGCTGACCTTCAGCGCTGGTGCGCGAAACTACGACATCGATTTTGCGCTGCTTGGACACACCGGCTCATCGTTTAGCTGTAAGGGTGTGGATCCGGCGACGCTGCCTACTGAATTCGGACCAGGACCCGGTAACCCAGGGCCTCGAGCGATTCCTCGACCCGACGGCACACTTGGCTGTGACGCATTCAACGGCAACAACGTGACCGCGCGTCTTCGCGACCAAGCCACGCTCGCCGCATCCGGTGCAGCTGGGTTTGAAAACCTCGACGCCAACGGTGTGGCGAATGAGTCCGATACCATCACTCGTTTCACGCTCGACTGGAAACCGAATGATGATCTACTGCTGTTCGCGACGATTTCTGAGGGGTTCCGACCTCTGGTGAGTAACCGAAACGCGGGTGTGCCCTCCGGTAACCAGTCAGGTGTATTCGCCGGCTATGTGGTACCAGCGGTGGCCGTGACTGACGAATTGACCAACGTTGAGGTCGGCTTCAAAGGCGACTTCCTTGGCAATCGACTGCGTTGGAACGCGACCTACTACAATTCGGAAATCGAAAACCTGCAAACCACTCGCTTTGACCCCTCGAACATCGCGTTCTTGGTGTTCATCGAGAACGTGGGTGATGCGGATATCCAAGGTATCGATACCGATCTACAGTGGGCACCTACCGACAATCTCACCATCACCGGTGCGGCGAGCTGGGTCGATTCCGAAATCACCCGACTCAACCCTCAGCTTGAAGGTATCGCGGTGCCGGTTGGCAGTGAACTTCCGTTTACCGCCGACTTCTCGTTTAATGTGCGGGCTCGTTACGACTGGCGCCTGAACGGCTTTGGCGCAGATGCGTTTGTGCAGGCCGGTATTACCTATACCGGTGACAGCAAAGCCGGCATTATCGGTAACGCTTATCTTGCGGAAGACACAACACGTCGAATTTACGGCGTCGGATCTGGTCTTCAGATTGAGAACGAGGGTGGCACGTTCGGTTCAACCGAAGTGGCCTCAGACTCACCGGGATCGGTTGGTACAGTGGTTGTCAATGGCGAAGAGTTTTTCCAGAACGGTCGCTATGTTCAGGAAGCCTACACGCTGTTCAATTTCTCAGCCGGTGTACGCAAGGATAACTGGGGAGCAGAGTTCTACATCGATAACCTCGGCGACGAGCGTGGTGTCACTCACATCTCTACGTTTGACTACGTCCCGACTGTGACGAGTACCCGTCCTCGCACGATCGGACTGCGTTTCTCGTACGACGTCGAATAA
- a CDS encoding Ig-like domain-containing protein — translation MSSSGGAVRRLIFVALLSIWGQAAHAEPFVTFDAQDASLSIHHLTAQQRRDIVAHPDAVTLRLAGATGGMLLTVIEETPTIRITPRFRLLSGREYELSIKRDHDIWFTAPVKTPRQRAPTPTVHSLHPTTIRVPANALKWYLRFSEPMSRGQLRQRVALFDEAGQQVEHPFLNLKRELWDADQTQLTLLFDPGRVKREVGPNRHAGAPLVAGKRYTLLISGELQSAEGQPLGQDHRLTLEVGPAERTTFNPDRWVIGPLQSGSQRPLTIAFDRVMDASAARHAIRIQDNCGQAVIGTTHSDGTRWHFTPVDSWRAGHYSILIDPALEDIAGNTMAAPFDRRFDPARRRAPAPAYARPFSIGENASNGARRSISSEGH, via the coding sequence ATGAGTTCGTCCGGTGGGGCAGTGCGGCGTCTGATCTTCGTCGCGCTTCTATCGATATGGGGTCAAGCGGCGCACGCGGAGCCGTTCGTAACCTTTGACGCACAGGATGCTTCGCTCAGTATTCATCACCTTACTGCGCAACAGCGTCGCGATATCGTTGCGCATCCGGATGCCGTCACATTGCGGCTTGCGGGTGCAACGGGCGGTATGCTGCTCACGGTGATAGAGGAGACACCCACGATCCGAATAACGCCTCGCTTTCGACTTCTGTCCGGTCGTGAGTATGAGCTGTCCATCAAGCGAGACCATGACATTTGGTTTACGGCGCCGGTTAAAACGCCAAGACAACGTGCACCGACGCCGACCGTGCACTCGCTACACCCAACGACCATTCGCGTGCCGGCCAATGCTCTTAAGTGGTACTTACGGTTTTCCGAGCCCATGTCTCGCGGCCAACTCAGGCAGCGAGTCGCGTTGTTCGATGAAGCCGGTCAACAGGTTGAGCACCCGTTTCTTAATCTTAAGCGTGAACTGTGGGACGCCGATCAAACGCAGCTCACCTTGCTGTTTGATCCGGGGCGCGTAAAACGGGAGGTGGGTCCGAACCGGCACGCGGGAGCGCCACTTGTCGCGGGCAAGCGCTATACATTGCTCATCTCTGGTGAGCTACAAAGCGCTGAAGGCCAACCGCTCGGCCAGGATCATCGATTGACGCTTGAAGTGGGTCCCGCCGAGCGCACGACATTCAATCCCGATCGTTGGGTGATCGGGCCACTGCAGTCCGGCTCTCAACGGCCGCTGACGATTGCGTTCGACCGAGTAATGGACGCCAGCGCTGCGCGTCATGCCATTCGTATCCAGGATAATTGTGGCCAAGCTGTGATCGGCACCACTCATTCAGATGGAACGCGCTGGCACTTTACCCCCGTCGATTCTTGGCGGGCCGGTCATTATTCCATCTTGATCGACCCAGCGTTAGAGGACATTGCCGGTAACACCATGGCGGCACCGTTCGATCGGCGCTTCGATCCTGCGCGTCGGCGCGCGCCTGCGCCGGCCTATGCACGACCGTTTTCGATTGGCGAAAATGCGTCAAACGGCGCTCGCCGTTCGATATCGTCAGAGGGTCATTGA
- a CDS encoding sulfotransferase — MKLPHEFIRLPLRFDASQLQHEIAQFSDSDWDTHPQGFEGNTALILVSSEGGRNNRYTGPMEATPHLERCPYIRQVLAAFGSVIGRSRLMRLEPGCQVRPHCDIDYSWRHRVRIHIPIVTDSEVSFESIGHSTVNMAEGEAWIFDNWKEHAVYNRGASRRVHLVVDTTGSAAFWQQVDESLAHGQNGALKHVAYDASASPTLEYERFNSVAVRTPNDVDALLDDFTQEPTRCGITQSPKFIAASSAFRHDWRSAWSRYGDLQEGISTYQTLIRDFEATVESMLDGATFSANGSSVRTVLHSWLSTLNDDRLLMARGSNEAGALMSSSLFDRPVFIVAAPRSGSTLLFELMRQNIEFWTTGDESHVEIESIRTLHPAARHFDSNALGRENATPGVVDALIRRFLGNLKNARGTLFADIPAETRLAQCRFLEKTPKNALRIPFLRAVFPDARFIFLHRNPQQSVASIMEAWQSGRFVTYPNLPGWHGLPWSLLLPEGWRALADHPMADIAAFQWASANRQILSDLADLPADAWCSVSYSQLVSDKATTVERLCSFADVPFGPRMQALASEKSPLSQYTVSPPDPNKWKRYETEINRVMPGLQSVVDDLAQLRPACD; from the coding sequence ATGAAGCTTCCCCATGAGTTCATTCGCCTCCCACTGCGATTTGATGCGTCGCAACTTCAACATGAGATAGCGCAGTTTTCCGACAGCGATTGGGACACGCATCCACAAGGCTTCGAAGGCAATACAGCGCTGATTTTGGTGTCGTCAGAAGGTGGGCGCAACAATCGTTACACCGGACCTATGGAAGCCACCCCCCACCTGGAACGCTGCCCTTATATTCGTCAAGTGCTGGCAGCCTTTGGCTCAGTCATCGGGCGCTCACGTCTGATGCGACTCGAACCCGGTTGTCAGGTGCGCCCGCACTGCGATATCGATTACAGCTGGCGTCATCGAGTACGTATTCATATCCCGATCGTGACCGACAGCGAGGTCAGTTTTGAATCGATTGGCCATAGCACTGTTAACATGGCTGAAGGTGAAGCGTGGATCTTTGATAACTGGAAAGAGCACGCCGTATACAACCGAGGCGCCAGCCGACGAGTGCATTTAGTCGTCGACACGACCGGCAGCGCTGCGTTTTGGCAACAGGTAGATGAGTCGCTCGCTCACGGTCAGAACGGCGCCCTGAAGCACGTTGCCTATGACGCCAGCGCCTCACCGACTCTCGAATACGAACGCTTCAACAGCGTAGCCGTGCGCACACCAAACGACGTGGATGCACTGCTTGACGATTTTACTCAAGAACCCACGCGATGCGGAATCACGCAATCACCTAAATTCATAGCGGCATCCAGTGCGTTTCGCCACGATTGGCGCTCGGCCTGGTCGCGTTACGGCGACTTGCAGGAAGGAATATCCACCTACCAAACGCTTATTCGAGACTTCGAAGCGACTGTTGAATCGATGCTGGACGGCGCGACGTTTAGCGCCAACGGCTCAAGTGTCCGTACTGTTTTGCACAGCTGGCTCAGCACGCTTAATGACGACAGACTCTTAATGGCGCGCGGATCTAATGAAGCCGGCGCTCTGATGTCGTCCTCTTTGTTCGACCGCCCGGTGTTTATTGTCGCGGCACCGCGCTCCGGCAGTACGCTGCTGTTTGAACTCATGCGGCAGAATATTGAGTTTTGGACAACGGGTGACGAAAGTCACGTTGAAATTGAGTCCATTCGGACCCTTCACCCCGCCGCGCGCCACTTTGATTCAAACGCACTGGGTCGCGAGAACGCCACGCCAGGCGTAGTCGATGCGCTCATTCGACGCTTTTTGGGCAACCTAAAAAACGCGCGTGGCACGCTGTTCGCCGACATTCCGGCCGAAACACGTTTAGCGCAATGTCGCTTTTTGGAAAAGACGCCGAAAAACGCGCTGCGTATTCCGTTTTTGCGTGCTGTGTTCCCCGATGCGCGTTTTATCTTTCTACATCGAAATCCACAGCAAAGCGTGGCCAGTATTATGGAGGCGTGGCAATCGGGTCGCTTTGTTACCTACCCCAACCTGCCCGGCTGGCACGGACTGCCTTGGTCGCTGCTGCTTCCAGAGGGCTGGCGCGCCCTTGCCGATCACCCCATGGCCGATATTGCGGCGTTCCAATGGGCCAGTGCCAATCGCCAAATTTTGAGCGATCTTGCCGACCTCCCTGCCGATGCGTGGTGCTCCGTGAGCTATTCGCAACTCGTCTCGGACAAGGCCACCACCGTTGAACGCCTATGTTCGTTTGCAGACGTACCGTTTGGCCCTCGTATGCAAGCGCTGGCCAGCGAAAAAAGCCCGCTCTCTCAATACACGGTTTCACCGCCCGATCCGAATAAATGGAAACGTTATGAAACGGAAATCAATCGGGTCATGCCCGGTCTGCAATCTGTTGTCGACGACCTCGCTCAACTGCGCCCGGCATGTGACTAA
- a CDS encoding sulfite oxidase, with amino-acid sequence MKFDRRSFILSAGSFVLAPPTLVRAVENGVDKSALRVLNDRPLNAECPAHLLDDIVTPTRHLFVRNNGLLPKSMNADNWSLQVKGESCLRPTSFSIRELKERFTTVTLALQLECGGNGRSEFRPRASGNQWSTGAIGCPKWTGVRLKEVLEYCGVSDDAVYVAYEGADRHLSGDPNKKVISRGVPVAKALEAESLIAFELNGKPIDPLHGAPLRLVLGGWPGSVSGKWLTTLLVRDRVHDGPKMQGYSYRVPCDPVAPGTQVAEQDMCIIESMPVKSLITFPRSGSTAPHNKRFRVRGKAWAGDFKVDAVHTSCDFGATWQQAELAAPDNRLAWQAWQADVRLPSTGYHEIFVRATDEMGRAQPMLLPGWNPKGYLNNACHRIAVQAV; translated from the coding sequence ATGAAATTCGATCGACGGTCATTTATTTTAAGCGCGGGCAGTTTCGTGCTCGCTCCGCCCACGCTAGTCCGTGCAGTGGAAAACGGCGTTGACAAAAGTGCTCTACGCGTTTTAAACGATCGACCACTTAATGCCGAGTGTCCGGCGCATTTGCTCGATGACATCGTGACACCGACACGCCATCTGTTTGTACGAAACAATGGATTACTGCCGAAGTCGATGAATGCCGACAACTGGTCGCTACAGGTCAAAGGCGAATCGTGTCTGCGCCCCACTTCGTTTTCCATTCGCGAGCTGAAAGAAAGGTTCACGACGGTCACCCTCGCTTTGCAGCTTGAATGTGGTGGTAACGGTCGCTCCGAGTTCCGCCCGCGCGCGTCGGGCAATCAATGGTCAACCGGTGCAATCGGTTGTCCCAAATGGACAGGCGTGCGGTTAAAAGAGGTGCTCGAGTATTGCGGTGTCAGCGATGACGCGGTGTACGTCGCCTACGAAGGTGCCGACCGCCATCTATCGGGCGACCCGAACAAGAAGGTCATTTCGCGCGGCGTGCCCGTGGCCAAGGCCTTGGAAGCAGAATCGTTAATCGCGTTTGAGCTCAACGGCAAACCGATCGATCCATTGCACGGCGCGCCACTGCGTTTGGTCTTAGGCGGCTGGCCCGGCTCTGTTTCGGGCAAATGGCTAACCACGCTATTAGTGCGTGATCGCGTACATGACGGACCGAAAATGCAAGGCTATTCGTATCGCGTGCCGTGTGACCCCGTTGCACCCGGCACACAGGTCGCCGAGCAGGACATGTGCATAATCGAATCGATGCCGGTCAAGTCACTCATCACTTTTCCACGGTCCGGCTCAACCGCGCCACACAACAAACGTTTCCGCGTGCGCGGTAAAGCGTGGGCTGGGGATTTCAAAGTGGACGCGGTGCACACGAGCTGCGATTTTGGCGCCACCTGGCAACAAGCCGAATTAGCGGCGCCCGACAATCGCTTAGCCTGGCAGGCCTGGCAAGCCGATGTGCGCCTGCCCTCAACCGGATACCATGAGATTTTTGTGCGGGCGACAGACGAGATGGGCCGCGCACAACCGATGCTCTTACCGGGCTGGAATCCCAAGGGCTATTTAAACAATGCGTGTCATCGCATCGCGGTTCAAGCGGTCTAG
- a CDS encoding mandelate racemase/muconate lactonizing enzyme family protein produces the protein MFIKEIHIYRKELPIKDGPYIMSDITLEQVDSTIVEIVTNTGLVGYGETCPLGAVYQPAHALGARAALRQLCPGLIGESPLAIDTAHRNMNELLNGHRYAKAALDIALWDICGKHYNVPLCTLLGGAVAPSVRTYYALGIDSPEDTARRASDKAREGFSRLQVKVGGRTIDEDIATLHQVAEAVGQRVKLVADANRAWTAADLLQVSTACRSVPLVLEQPCDSLQEIARVRAQLCHPVFIDERSESIAAMLTCIERGIADGFSLKATRLGGVSAMRTARDVCAARSLPHTCDDAWGGDIIAAACVHLGATVDPRLFEGTWIAAPYIDEHYDEKQGVRIEGGRIGVPLGPGLGVVPPAGFFGSALCSFG, from the coding sequence ATGTTCATCAAAGAAATTCATATCTATCGAAAAGAACTGCCGATAAAAGACGGTCCGTACATCATGTCGGATATCACACTTGAGCAGGTCGATTCGACCATTGTCGAGATCGTGACCAACACCGGTTTAGTCGGCTATGGTGAGACCTGTCCGCTGGGAGCGGTGTATCAACCGGCGCATGCGCTCGGCGCGAGAGCCGCGTTGAGGCAATTGTGTCCCGGTCTGATCGGTGAATCCCCGCTGGCCATTGATACGGCGCATCGCAATATGAATGAGTTGCTCAATGGGCATCGCTATGCCAAAGCCGCATTGGATATTGCGCTGTGGGATATTTGCGGCAAGCACTATAACGTGCCGCTGTGCACGTTGTTAGGTGGTGCGGTTGCGCCTTCGGTGCGCACTTACTATGCGCTGGGTATTGATTCGCCAGAAGACACGGCGCGACGGGCGAGTGACAAAGCACGGGAAGGATTTTCGCGATTGCAGGTGAAAGTCGGTGGCCGTACGATCGACGAAGACATTGCCACCCTTCATCAAGTCGCCGAGGCAGTGGGTCAGCGTGTTAAGTTAGTAGCGGATGCCAATCGCGCCTGGACCGCCGCGGATCTTCTGCAGGTTAGTACGGCATGCCGGTCAGTTCCGCTGGTGCTTGAGCAGCCGTGTGACTCGCTCCAGGAGATCGCTCGCGTTCGCGCCCAGCTTTGTCACCCTGTCTTTATCGATGAGCGCAGCGAATCCATTGCCGCTATGCTCACCTGCATTGAACGCGGTATCGCGGATGGATTCAGCCTGAAGGCGACGCGTCTTGGCGGTGTCAGCGCGATGCGCACCGCGCGCGATGTCTGTGCGGCGAGGTCTCTGCCTCACACCTGCGACGACGCGTGGGGTGGGGACATTATCGCTGCGGCGTGCGTGCATCTAGGCGCGACGGTGGATCCAAGATTGTTTGAGGGCACCTGGATTGCTGCGCCGTATATCGATGAACATTATGATGAAAAACAGGGTGTCCGGATAGAAGGAGGTCGTATTGGCGTGCCTTTGGGTCCGGGCTTAGGCGTTGTGCCGCCGGCTGGTTTTTTTGGGTCGGCATTGTGCTCGTTTGGCTGA